The Nitrososphaerales archaeon genomic interval GAGTTCTTTCAATTACTACGCATACCTTACAGAGTTATGTTGTTATGCTCTGCTGATCTGGGCAAAGTTTCTTCCAAGACATATGATATAGAAGCATGGATGCCTGGGCAGAATGCATACAGGGAAATAGTTTCTTGTTCAAACTGCTTAGAGTATCAGGCAAGGAGGCTTGGAGTAAAATATAGGGAAAAGCCTAATGAAGAATCAAAGTTTGTTCATACACTTAACAGCACACTTGTTGCAACAGAGCGCACACTTGTAGCTATACTTGAAAACTACCAAACTAAAAGAGGTACAGTTAGAATCCCTGATGTGTTAAAACCCTATATGGATGATATTGAGGAATTGAAATGATCTAACACTTATATTTTGGAATTTCATGCTGCTCCCCGTTGGTTAAGGGTAAGAGAGGCGGCAGAGTAAGAGACAAGTGGCACGATAAGAAATGGGTTGTTGTTCAAGCGCCTGCTTCTTTTGGAAATGTGCCAATTGCACAGATACCGGTAACAGATGAAGAGAAAGGAATAGGTAGAGTTATCGAAGTAACATTGTACGAGTTGTGGAAAACCGATCCTCAGCAGCACACTATCAAGCTCTACTTCCAGATAGAGAGGATTGACGGTGATATTGCATATACACGCTTTAGAGGACACGAGTTTGCCAAGGAGTTTCTAAGAAGTTTGATAAGGAGGGGGTCATCAATGATAACTTACATTAATGATTACACCACCCAGGATGGATACAAGTTTAGGGTTTCAGCTATTGCGTTTTCACAGCGGAGGCTCAATTCATCGAAGAAGCATGAGATACGGTCCATAATAAATGAAGTTTTGTCTAGCGAGATACCCCAGAAAAACATAGACCAATTTGTGCAGGCGGTAGTGGGCCCAGAACTTAATGCTCGAATGCACGCAAAGGTAAAGAAAATTGTTGGTGTAAGACATATTTCG includes:
- a CDS encoding 30S ribosomal protein S3ae, giving the protein MVKGKRGGRVRDKWHDKKWVVVQAPASFGNVPIAQIPVTDEEKGIGRVIEVTLYELWKTDPQQHTIKLYFQIERIDGDIAYTRFRGHEFAKEFLRSLIRRGSSMITYINDYTTQDGYKFRVSAIAFSQRRLNSSKKHEIRSIINEVLSSEIPQKNIDQFVQAVVGPELNARMHAKVKKIVGVRHISVRKTKLLQMPKTTVESVPMQAAAP